Proteins encoded together in one Catellatospora citrea window:
- the tpiA gene encoding triose-phosphate isomerase: protein MAEVKRRPLMAGNWKMNLNHLEAIALVQKLAFSLNEKQLEAVEVAVLPPFTDIRSVQTLVDGDRLLIEYGAQDISAHTSGAYTGEISGAMLAKLGCSFVTVGHSERRQYHAESDALVNAKVKAALANDITPILCVGEGLDIREKGEHVEYTLAQLDGGLAGLTPAEVEKVVVAYEPVWAIGTGKTATPEDAQEVIGAIRAQLAKTQGESTAQAVRVLYGGSVKAGNVAAIMAQPDIDGALVGGASLDAEEFTRLCRLGV from the coding sequence ATGGCAGAGGTCAAGCGCCGGCCCCTGATGGCCGGCAACTGGAAGATGAACCTCAACCACCTCGAGGCCATCGCGCTCGTGCAGAAGCTGGCCTTCAGCCTGAACGAGAAGCAGCTCGAGGCGGTCGAGGTGGCGGTGCTGCCGCCGTTCACCGACATCCGCAGCGTGCAGACGCTGGTGGACGGCGACCGGCTGCTCATCGAGTACGGCGCGCAGGACATCTCGGCGCACACCTCCGGCGCGTACACCGGGGAGATCTCCGGCGCGATGCTGGCCAAGCTGGGCTGCTCGTTCGTGACGGTCGGCCACTCGGAGCGCCGGCAGTACCACGCCGAGTCCGACGCGCTGGTCAACGCGAAGGTGAAGGCGGCGCTGGCCAACGACATCACGCCGATCCTGTGCGTGGGCGAGGGCCTCGACATCCGCGAGAAGGGCGAGCACGTCGAGTACACGCTCGCCCAGCTCGACGGCGGCCTGGCCGGGCTGACCCCGGCCGAGGTGGAGAAGGTCGTGGTGGCGTACGAGCCGGTCTGGGCGATCGGCACCGGCAAGACCGCCACGCCCGAGGACGCCCAGGAGGTCATCGGGGCGATCCGCGCGCAGCTGGCCAAGACGCAGGGCGAGTCCACCGCGCAGGCGGTGCGGGTGCTCTACGGCGGCTCGGTGAAGGCGGGCAACGTGGCCGCCATCATGGCGCAGCCCGACATCGACGGCGCGCTGGTCGGCGGGGCGAGCCTCGACGCCGAGGAGTTCACCAGGCTCTGCCGCCTCGGCGTCTGA
- a CDS encoding phosphoglycerate kinase → MRSLDELLAEGVSGRRVLVRADLNVPFVKDSPGTIADDGRIRAVLPTITALRDAGASVIVMSHLGRPKGEPDPKYTLAPVATRFAELLGSPVTFAGDTVGPSAQEAVAALTPGGVVLLENLRFNAGETSKDDAVRGAFADQLAAFGDVYVDDAFGAVHRKHASVYDVASRLPHYAGGLVLREVEVLKRLTEDPATPYVVILGGSKVSDKLAVIEALLGKADKLLIGGGMCFTFLKAQGHEVGASLLQEEMLDTCRDLLARAGDRIVLPTDVVVADRFAGDAATDTVAATAIPAGWLGLDIGPESVALFTEALSGARTVFWNGPMGVFELAPFANGTRGVAEAITKVDGFTVVGGGDSAAAVRALGLDEAAFGHISTGGGASLEYLEGKSLPGLEALEA, encoded by the coding sequence ATGCGATCCCTCGACGAACTGCTCGCCGAGGGTGTCTCGGGTCGGCGCGTGCTCGTGCGCGCCGACCTGAACGTGCCCTTCGTCAAGGACAGCCCCGGGACGATCGCCGACGACGGCCGGATCCGGGCGGTGCTGCCGACCATCACGGCGCTGCGCGACGCGGGTGCCTCGGTGATCGTCATGTCGCACCTGGGCCGCCCCAAGGGCGAGCCCGACCCCAAGTACACGCTCGCGCCCGTCGCGACGCGCTTCGCCGAGCTGCTCGGCTCGCCGGTCACCTTCGCCGGTGACACCGTCGGCCCGTCGGCGCAGGAGGCCGTGGCGGCGCTGACCCCCGGCGGCGTGGTGCTGCTGGAGAACCTGCGCTTCAACGCGGGGGAGACCAGCAAGGACGACGCCGTGCGCGGCGCGTTCGCCGACCAGCTGGCGGCGTTCGGCGACGTCTACGTCGACGACGCCTTCGGCGCGGTGCACCGCAAGCACGCCAGCGTCTACGACGTCGCCTCCCGGCTCCCGCACTACGCGGGCGGCCTGGTGCTGCGCGAGGTCGAGGTGCTCAAACGCCTCACCGAGGACCCGGCCACGCCGTACGTGGTGATCCTCGGCGGCTCCAAGGTCTCCGACAAGCTCGCCGTGATCGAGGCGCTGCTGGGCAAGGCCGACAAGCTGCTCATCGGCGGCGGCATGTGCTTCACCTTCCTCAAGGCCCAGGGCCACGAGGTGGGCGCCTCGCTGCTGCAGGAGGAGATGCTCGACACCTGCCGCGACCTGCTGGCGCGGGCCGGCGACCGGATCGTGCTGCCGACCGACGTGGTGGTCGCCGACCGCTTCGCCGGCGACGCCGCGACCGACACCGTGGCCGCGACCGCGATCCCGGCCGGCTGGCTCGGCCTGGACATCGGCCCCGAGTCGGTGGCGCTGTTCACCGAGGCGCTGTCCGGCGCGAGGACGGTCTTCTGGAACGGCCCGATGGGCGTGTTCGAGCTGGCCCCGTTCGCGAACGGCACCCGCGGGGTGGCCGAGGCCATCACCAAGGTCGACGGGTTCACCGTGGTCGGCGGTGGCGACTCGGCCGCGGCCGTGCGCGCGCTCGGCCTGGACGAGGCCGCGTTCGGCCACATCTCCACGGGCGGCGGCGCGTCGCTGGAGTACCTGGAGGGCAAGTCCTTGCCCGGTCTCGAAGCGCTGGAGGCGTGA
- the gap gene encoding type I glyceraldehyde-3-phosphate dehydrogenase, with product MTIRVGINGFGRIGRNFYRALLASGADIELVAVNDLTDNATLAHLLKYDSILGRLPYEVKATETELTVNGKSFKAFAERDPGKLPWGDLGADVVIESTGLFTDAAKAKVHADNGAKKVIISAPAKGEDITIVLGVNGDKYDAAKHTIISNASCTTNCLAPMAKVLNDTIGIEKGLMTTIHAYTQDQNLQDGPHKDLRRARAAALNIVPTSTGAAKAIGLVLPELKGKLDGFALRVPIPTGSATDLTFTAARETSVEEVNAAIKAAAEGPLKGILVYTEDEIVSSDIVTDPASCIFDAGLTKVIGNQVKVVGWYDNEWGYSNRLVDLTKLVGASL from the coding sequence GTGACCATCCGGGTTGGCATCAACGGCTTCGGCCGGATCGGGCGTAACTTCTACCGGGCGCTGCTCGCGTCCGGCGCGGACATCGAGCTGGTGGCCGTGAACGACCTGACCGACAACGCGACGCTGGCGCACCTGCTCAAGTACGACTCGATCCTGGGCCGCCTGCCCTACGAGGTGAAGGCGACCGAGACCGAGCTGACGGTCAACGGCAAGTCGTTCAAGGCGTTCGCCGAGCGCGACCCGGGCAAGCTGCCCTGGGGCGACCTGGGTGCCGACGTCGTGATCGAGTCGACCGGCCTGTTCACGGACGCCGCCAAGGCGAAGGTGCACGCCGACAACGGCGCGAAGAAGGTCATCATCTCGGCTCCGGCCAAGGGTGAGGACATCACGATCGTGCTGGGCGTCAACGGCGACAAGTACGACGCCGCCAAGCACACGATCATCTCGAACGCCTCCTGCACCACGAACTGCCTCGCCCCCATGGCGAAGGTCCTGAACGACACGATCGGGATCGAAAAGGGTCTGATGACCACGATCCACGCGTACACCCAGGACCAGAACCTCCAGGACGGCCCGCACAAGGACCTGCGTCGCGCCCGCGCCGCGGCCCTGAACATCGTGCCGACCTCGACCGGCGCCGCCAAGGCGATCGGCCTGGTGCTCCCCGAGCTCAAGGGCAAGCTGGACGGCTTCGCGCTGCGCGTGCCGATCCCGACCGGCTCGGCCACCGACCTGACCTTCACCGCCGCTCGCGAGACGTCGGTCGAGGAGGTCAACGCCGCGATCAAGGCCGCCGCCGAGGGCCCGCTCAAGGGCATCCTGGTGTACACCGAGGACGAGATCGTCTCCTCGGACATCGTGACCGACCCCGCCTCCTGCATCTTCGACGCCGGCCTGACCAAGGTCATCGGCAACCAGGTGAAGGTCGTCGGCTGGTACGACAACGAGTGGGGCTACTCCAACCGGCTCGTGGACCTCACCAAGCTCGTGGGCGCTTCGCTGTAA
- the whiA gene encoding DNA-binding protein WhiA, with protein sequence MAMTAAVKDELSRVDVPKPCCRRAEMAALLRFAGGLHIVSGRVVVEAELDTGAVARRLRTTIADLFGYPSEVHILASGGLRKGSHYIVRIVKDGEALARQTGLLDVRGRPVRGLPPNVVSASVCCAVAAWRGAFLAHGSLTEPGRSCALEITCPGPESALALVGAARRLGITAKAREVRGVDRVVVKDGDAIAALLTRIGAHSSVLAWEERRVRREVRATANRLANFDDANLRRSARAAVAAAARVTRALEILADDAPGHLTSAGRLRLEHRQASLEELGALADPPLTKDAIAGRIRRLLALADKRARDLGIPDTEAAVTAEMLTV encoded by the coding sequence ATGGCGATGACCGCTGCGGTCAAAGACGAGCTCAGCCGGGTCGACGTGCCCAAGCCGTGCTGCCGGCGCGCGGAGATGGCGGCCCTGCTGCGCTTCGCGGGCGGGCTGCACATCGTCTCGGGCCGCGTGGTGGTGGAAGCGGAGCTGGACACCGGTGCGGTGGCCCGGCGGCTGCGGACCACCATCGCCGACCTGTTCGGATACCCGAGCGAGGTACACATCCTCGCGTCGGGCGGGCTGCGCAAGGGCAGCCACTACATCGTGCGCATCGTCAAGGACGGCGAGGCGCTCGCGCGCCAGACCGGCCTGCTGGACGTGCGCGGGCGGCCGGTGCGAGGCCTGCCGCCGAACGTGGTCTCGGCGAGCGTGTGCTGCGCCGTGGCCGCCTGGCGGGGGGCCTTCCTGGCGCACGGCTCGCTGACCGAGCCGGGCCGCTCCTGCGCCCTGGAGATCACCTGCCCGGGCCCGGAGTCGGCGCTGGCGCTGGTCGGCGCGGCCCGCCGGCTCGGCATCACCGCCAAGGCCCGCGAGGTGCGCGGCGTGGACCGGGTCGTGGTCAAGGACGGCGACGCCATCGCCGCCCTGCTCACCCGCATCGGCGCGCACTCCAGCGTGCTCGCGTGGGAGGAGCGGCGGGTGCGCCGCGAGGTGCGCGCGACCGCGAACCGGCTGGCCAACTTCGACGACGCCAACCTGCGCCGCTCGGCGCGGGCGGCGGTCGCCGCGGCGGCCCGGGTCACCCGCGCCCTGGAGATCCTCGCCGACGACGCGCCCGGCCACCTGACCAGCGCCGGCCGCCTGCGCCTGGAGCACCGCCAGGCCTCCCTGGAGGAGCTGGGCGCGCTGGCCGACCCGCCGCTGACCAAGGACGCCATCGCCGGCCGCATAAGGCGTCTGCTCGCCCTGGCCGACAAGCGCGCCCGCGACCTCGGCATCCCCGACACCGAAGCGGCCGTGACCGCCGAGATGCTCACCGTCTGA
- a CDS encoding gluconeogenesis factor YvcK family protein, translated as MRPPTGVGFAPQAGGDRIRVVAFGGGHGLSASLRALRATGLPLEITAVVTVADDGGSSGRIRAGRDVLPPGDLRQALAALAGDDDLSDRTARLMQYRFGGADELAGHPVGNVVLCGLMEQLGDPVAALDQVGAMLRAVGRVLPMSNKPLGIEADLAVDGRQITVRGQHQVAVAQGRVLQVRLEPPEPDACPQALAAIADADWLVFGPGSWYTSVIPHLLVPQLAAAVTRSAARRLVTLNLAADRETVGLSLPDHLDALGRYLPDLKVDIVLVDRNAVGDPEPVANAAESLGARIAIAPVAVQDGTARHDPVRLGRALVPLLGTAR; from the coding sequence ATGAGGCCGCCGACGGGCGTCGGGTTCGCGCCGCAGGCGGGCGGCGACCGGATCCGGGTGGTGGCGTTCGGCGGTGGGCACGGGCTGAGCGCGAGCCTGCGCGCGCTGCGCGCGACCGGGCTGCCCCTGGAGATCACCGCGGTGGTGACCGTGGCCGACGACGGCGGCTCCAGCGGGCGCATCCGCGCGGGCCGCGACGTACTTCCTCCGGGTGACCTGCGTCAGGCGCTGGCGGCGCTGGCCGGCGACGACGATCTCAGCGACCGCACCGCCCGGCTCATGCAGTACCGCTTCGGCGGCGCCGACGAGCTGGCCGGGCACCCGGTCGGCAACGTGGTGCTGTGCGGCCTGATGGAGCAGCTGGGCGACCCGGTGGCGGCGCTGGACCAGGTCGGCGCGATGCTGCGCGCGGTGGGCCGGGTGCTGCCCATGTCCAACAAGCCGCTGGGCATCGAGGCCGACCTGGCCGTCGACGGGCGGCAGATCACCGTGCGCGGTCAGCACCAGGTCGCGGTCGCCCAGGGGCGGGTGCTCCAGGTGCGGCTGGAGCCGCCGGAGCCGGACGCCTGCCCGCAGGCCCTGGCGGCGATCGCCGACGCGGACTGGCTGGTCTTCGGGCCGGGCAGCTGGTACACCAGCGTCATTCCGCATCTGCTGGTGCCGCAGCTGGCGGCTGCCGTCACGCGGAGCGCCGCGCGGCGGTTGGTCACCCTGAACCTTGCCGCGGACCGGGAGACGGTCGGCCTGTCGCTGCCCGACCACCTGGACGCGCTGGGTCGGTACCTCCCGGACCTCAAGGTCGATATTGTTCTGGTCGACAGGAATGCCGTGGGAGACCCCGAACCGGTCGCGAATGCGGCAGAATCACTCGGTGCTCGCATCGCGATCGCTCCGGTGGCCGTCCAGGACGGCACCGCGCGACACGATCCGGTCCGATTGGGCCGCGCACTGGTGCCACTCTTGGGCACCGCTCGTTAA